From the genome of Streptomyces sp. NBC_01260, one region includes:
- a CDS encoding stage II sporulation protein M, which translates to MDLDVFVNAHRSEWDRLDHLLHRGRRLTGAEADELVDLYQHTATHLSLIQSSAPDPLLIARLTQLVARARSTVTGTRRASWRDAARFLTAGFPAAVYRSRHWWIPTAVLSTLLAALIGWWIGTHPEVQSAIAAPEDLRRMTSPGGEYETYYSSHPAASFAAQVWTNNAQAAAMCLVLGAFLCVPVIWILFLNVLNLGVGIGLMSSAGRLDMFLGLILPHGLLELTAVFVAAGTGLRLGWTVIDPGPRTRRTALAQQGRAAIGMAIGLALILFVSGVIEGFVTPSGLPTWARIAIGIAAELAFLAYVYILGGRAAGTGDAGDIADSERSAELPVAA; encoded by the coding sequence ATGGACCTCGACGTCTTCGTCAACGCCCACCGCAGTGAGTGGGACCGCCTGGATCACCTCCTGCACCGCGGGCGCAGGCTCACAGGCGCGGAAGCCGACGAACTCGTCGACCTCTACCAGCACACGGCAACCCATCTCTCCCTGATCCAGTCCAGCGCTCCCGACCCGCTGCTCATCGCGCGCCTCACGCAACTGGTGGCCCGGGCCCGCTCCACGGTGACCGGCACCCGTCGCGCCTCGTGGCGCGACGCCGCGCGCTTCCTCACGGCAGGATTTCCCGCGGCGGTCTACCGCTCCAGGCACTGGTGGATACCCACGGCCGTCCTCTCCACGCTCCTGGCCGCGCTGATCGGCTGGTGGATCGGTACCCACCCGGAAGTCCAGTCGGCCATCGCCGCCCCCGAAGACCTCCGCCGCATGACCAGTCCTGGCGGGGAGTACGAGACCTACTACTCAAGCCATCCCGCGGCCTCGTTCGCCGCCCAGGTCTGGACGAACAACGCCCAGGCCGCAGCCATGTGCCTGGTGCTGGGCGCATTCCTCTGCGTCCCGGTGATCTGGATCCTGTTCCTCAACGTGCTCAACCTCGGGGTAGGTATCGGACTGATGTCCTCGGCCGGCCGGCTCGACATGTTCCTCGGCCTGATCCTTCCGCACGGACTGCTCGAACTCACCGCCGTCTTCGTGGCGGCCGGCACCGGTCTCCGCCTGGGCTGGACGGTCATCGACCCCGGCCCCCGCACCCGGCGCACAGCTCTGGCGCAGCAGGGCCGCGCCGCGATCGGCATGGCCATCGGCCTGGCCCTGATCCTGTTCGTCTCGGGTGTCATCGAAGGCTTCGTCACCCCGTCGGGCCTCCCGACATGGGCCCGTATCGCCATCGGAATCGCCGCCGAGCTGGCCTTCCTCGCCTACGTCTACATCCTGGGCGGCCGCGCGGCCGGAACCGGCGACGCCGGCGACATTGCCGACTCCGAACGGAGCGCCGAACTCCCGGTTGCCGCCTGA
- a CDS encoding RDD family protein — protein sequence MSELVTGDAVVLGLRPAKLPSRALALAIDLVVVGTAFVLVSVGLAVATASLDGAASAAVSVATFLLVLVGAPIAVETLSHGRSLGKLACGLRVVRDDGGPIRFRHALVRGAMGVVEILMTLGVVASIASLVSARGRRLGDVFAGTLVVRERLPAGRAATVPPPPPWLVGRFAGLDLSAVPDELWLAVRQYLTRMHQLDAEVGRTMAGRLAGELAGWTGVPAPVGVPAAAYLAAVVNERQTRDAHRMLAASVSERMWGSETAPAVPGAPAAHPVPVAPATPGALGAPVRPAGPGDAAAPRADRARPPATGFAPPA from the coding sequence ATGAGTGAGCTCGTGACCGGGGACGCGGTCGTGCTGGGGCTGCGGCCGGCGAAACTGCCGAGCCGTGCGCTGGCTCTGGCCATCGATCTGGTGGTGGTGGGGACGGCGTTCGTCCTGGTGTCGGTCGGCCTGGCCGTGGCGACGGCCTCCCTGGACGGGGCAGCATCCGCCGCCGTCTCCGTGGCGACGTTCCTGCTGGTGCTGGTGGGAGCACCGATAGCGGTGGAAACGCTCAGCCACGGCCGTTCACTGGGGAAGCTGGCGTGCGGGCTGCGGGTGGTGCGGGACGACGGGGGGCCGATCCGGTTCCGGCACGCGCTGGTGCGTGGGGCGATGGGTGTCGTGGAGATCCTCATGACACTCGGGGTGGTCGCCTCCATCGCATCGCTCGTGTCGGCGCGTGGGAGGCGGCTCGGGGATGTCTTCGCGGGGACGCTCGTCGTACGGGAGCGGCTGCCGGCGGGCCGGGCAGCCACTGTTCCGCCCCCGCCGCCCTGGCTGGTGGGACGGTTCGCCGGGCTGGATCTGTCGGCGGTTCCGGACGAACTGTGGCTGGCGGTGCGCCAGTACCTGACGCGGATGCACCAGTTGGACGCCGAGGTGGGCCGGACCATGGCCGGTCGGCTGGCCGGAGAGCTCGCCGGGTGGACCGGGGTTCCGGCTCCGGTGGGCGTGCCCGCCGCCGCGTACCTGGCGGCCGTGGTGAACGAACGGCAGACTCGGGACGCGCACCGGATGCTCGCCGCTTCTGTGAGTGAGCGGATGTGGGGCTCGGAGACTGCCCCTGCTGTCCCTGGTGCCCCTGCTGCTCACCCGGTGCCTGTGGCACCCGCGACGCCTGGGGCACTTGGGGCACCTGTTCGGCCTGCGGGGCCCGGGGATGCCGCGGCTCCCCGGGCGGACCG